One genomic region from Euzebya tangerina encodes:
- the tilS gene encoding tRNA lysidine(34) synthetase TilS, whose amino-acid sequence MASAPDGALADLVDRVRNASFGEAAVAEGASVVVGVSGGPDSVALLHLLRLARPDLHLLAAHVRHGLRDDSEDAAAAAASAATLGVPFVERSVTVEEGSGPEDSARRARWGALAREAQRVGATAVAVGHTMDDQAETVLLRIARGTGIGGLGGMAPTSPLPVAPGADAADHAGQVVVIRPLLGERREVVRQAAAGYRTVADPTNADADQRRARARAEALPALRRLHPSEADVVPLLARLAGFARAGSGAGREWSPERPEEQAAVSRFGCAVDLTTTRDRPLHEDDDALRIAWRLLPDGPVWPGPGVLTRLGRLGPGERCDLPSGVRATRVGRVTAPVTDRVVLCPVDRLWLPRLSVPRDQDVLVPGFGLLRWTVVGAWGASDQLPAGPDPVAWSAWNWQIELPVAGTVLAVRGRRAEGERSLRRVLQRYPEPLRGQVPLLVDDADRVVMAGPVPLRPPGRPADHRIRVVASPG is encoded by the coding sequence GTGGCCTCTGCGCCTGACGGCGCCCTAGCGGATCTGGTCGACCGGGTTCGGAACGCCTCGTTCGGTGAGGCGGCCGTTGCCGAGGGGGCCTCCGTCGTGGTCGGGGTGTCCGGAGGCCCCGACAGCGTGGCGCTGCTGCACCTGCTGCGGCTGGCCCGCCCGGACCTCCACCTCCTGGCCGCCCACGTCCGGCATGGACTGCGGGATGACTCGGAGGACGCGGCGGCGGCTGCGGCGTCGGCGGCAACTCTCGGGGTTCCCTTCGTCGAGCGGTCCGTGACCGTCGAGGAGGGGTCGGGGCCGGAGGACTCGGCTCGGCGAGCGCGGTGGGGAGCACTGGCGCGGGAGGCCCAGCGCGTCGGGGCGACCGCCGTCGCCGTGGGTCACACGATGGACGACCAGGCTGAGACCGTGCTGCTCCGCATTGCCCGGGGGACGGGGATCGGCGGACTCGGTGGGATGGCGCCCACGTCCCCGCTCCCGGTTGCGCCTGGTGCCGATGCTGCTGATCACGCCGGACAGGTCGTGGTGATCCGACCCTTGCTGGGCGAGCGACGCGAGGTGGTCCGCCAGGCCGCCGCCGGGTACCGGACCGTGGCGGATCCGACGAATGCCGATGCCGACCAACGTCGTGCTCGCGCGCGGGCCGAGGCCCTCCCAGCGCTTCGCCGGTTGCACCCGAGCGAGGCCGACGTGGTGCCGCTGCTGGCGCGGCTGGCCGGGTTCGCTCGAGCTGGCTCGGGTGCGGGCCGCGAGTGGTCGCCGGAACGGCCGGAGGAGCAGGCCGCCGTGTCGCGCTTCGGATGTGCCGTCGACCTGACCACGACCCGGGATCGTCCGTTGCACGAGGACGACGACGCTCTCCGGATCGCGTGGCGGCTGTTGCCGGATGGGCCGGTGTGGCCGGGACCGGGTGTGTTGACCCGGCTGGGCCGGCTGGGCCCCGGTGAGCGGTGCGATCTGCCCTCCGGTGTGCGCGCCACCCGCGTGGGGAGGGTCACTGCGCCGGTGACCGACCGCGTGGTGCTGTGCCCGGTGGATCGTCTCTGGCTGCCTCGGCTCTCGGTGCCGCGAGACCAGGACGTACTCGTTCCCGGCTTCGGACTGCTGCGCTGGACCGTCGTCGGGGCGTGGGGGGCATCTGACCAGCTGCCGGCTGGTCCGGACCCGGTGGCCTGGTCGGCCTGGAACTGGCAGATCGAGCTGCCGGTGGCAGGGACGGTCCTCGCGGTTCGCGGCCGGCGTGCCGAGGGGGAGCGGTCCCTCCGGCGGGTCCTGCAGCGCTACCCCGAACCCCTCCGTGGGCAGGTTCCGCTGCTGGTCGATGACGCAGACCGGGTGGTGATGGCCGGCCCGGTGCCGCTCCGACCACCCGGCCGGCCCGCGGATCACCGCATTCGGGTGGTGGCGAGTCCGGGGTGA
- a CDS encoding DUF2630 family protein, producing the protein MDDAAILRRIHQLVDEEDELRAQPDHALDEDERARMTELEEGLDQCWDLLRQRRAKREFGEDPDSAQARSTTVVEGYSPTNRRG; encoded by the coding sequence ATGGACGACGCTGCCATCCTCCGCCGCATCCACCAACTCGTCGACGAGGAGGACGAGCTGCGCGCACAGCCCGATCACGCCCTCGACGAGGATGAGCGCGCCCGCATGACGGAGCTCGAAGAGGGGCTTGACCAGTGCTGGGATCTGCTCCGTCAGCGGCGTGCGAAGCGGGAGTTCGGCGAGGACCCCGACTCAGCACAAGCCCGGTCGACCACAGTCGTCGAGGGCTATAGCCCGACCAACCGCAGAGGCTGA
- a CDS encoding cupredoxin domain-containing protein, giving the protein MRLVPVVLLVLVLAACSSTPPPTANVATGPAADADVQIIMIDDAFSPEQTEVEGNGPVTVDVRNDGEDAHNLVSADGTVVTPLLEPGDVVSFSVPIDGEWRFRCTLHGGMEGTISR; this is encoded by the coding sequence ATGCGTCTCGTTCCCGTGGTCCTCCTGGTGCTCGTCCTCGCAGCCTGCTCCAGCACGCCGCCACCCACCGCCAACGTTGCAACCGGGCCAGCGGCTGACGCCGATGTCCAGATCATCATGATCGACGATGCCTTCTCGCCCGAGCAGACTGAGGTGGAGGGGAATGGGCCGGTGACCGTCGACGTCCGGAATGATGGCGAAGACGCACACAACCTCGTGTCGGCAGACGGAACCGTCGTGACGCCGCTCCTGGAGCCTGGTGACGTGGTGTCTTTCTCGGTTCCCATCGATGGTGAGTGGCGCTTCCGCTGCACCCTGCACGGCGGGATGGAGGGAACGATCTCGCGGTAG
- a CDS encoding VOC family protein, translating into MDGLAQVNLIVTDLERAKTFWALLGWQSEPRHTHAAVVSFDSGFNLVLHQPEFARLWDPVFDGPSAGSTVVDVNLSSRDAVDQVHERVVEAGFESSVAPWDTFFGARYAIVCDQDGNRIGLKSPQDPSRSYPLPT; encoded by the coding sequence ATGGACGGCCTGGCTCAGGTGAACCTGATCGTCACCGACTTGGAGCGCGCGAAGACCTTCTGGGCGTTGCTGGGGTGGCAGAGCGAGCCCCGTCACACCCACGCCGCGGTGGTGTCGTTCGACAGCGGGTTCAACCTCGTGTTGCACCAACCGGAGTTCGCGAGGCTGTGGGATCCGGTCTTCGACGGGCCCTCGGCCGGTTCGACGGTCGTCGATGTCAACCTTTCTTCCCGAGACGCCGTCGACCAGGTCCACGAACGGGTGGTGGAAGCCGGGTTCGAGAGCAGCGTCGCCCCGTGGGACACGTTCTTCGGCGCCCGCTACGCCATCGTGTGCGATCAGGATGGCAACCGGATCGGCTTGAAGAGTCCGCAGGACCCGTCCCGGTCCTACCCGCTGCCGACCTGA
- a CDS encoding zinc-dependent metalloprotease yields the protein MGKATLADWALAGRVGRQVAALSAVKATGEDVARIRASVDRSVRLADEPSRAATGLGDGLGAATARVVSRGQWIDANLSSMQYLTDPHAERLLRRSSFPAGLSRRAVAVQVGSVFGYLSTRVLGQYEVFLPGGETPGRLTLVGPNLLQVERDLAGESDIDADELILGIVLHELGHRLQFEAVPWLRPHLRGIMDEYLSGTQIDPERVRAGLASIVSRATSGDLGLRDVMEAFLTPEQADKLEDAQAVMSLLEGHGNVVMDWGAEIMGPKGVDPARVRTALNRRRAATGGAGKLVGKALGMGLKAAQYSMGETFIAEVAERHGREAFNRVWESPDHIPTLEELADPDGWAERIAPAA from the coding sequence GTGGGCAAGGCCACCCTTGCTGACTGGGCGTTGGCGGGCAGGGTCGGGCGCCAGGTCGCGGCGTTGTCCGCCGTCAAGGCCACGGGCGAGGACGTTGCTCGCATCCGCGCGTCGGTCGATCGGTCGGTGCGTCTGGCCGATGAGCCGAGTCGCGCCGCAACCGGGCTGGGGGACGGCCTCGGTGCGGCGACGGCGCGTGTGGTCAGCCGGGGCCAGTGGATCGACGCCAACCTCTCCTCGATGCAGTACCTGACCGACCCGCACGCCGAACGGCTGCTCCGTCGGTCGAGTTTCCCCGCCGGTCTGTCGCGCCGCGCCGTGGCGGTTCAGGTCGGCTCGGTCTTCGGCTACCTGTCCACCCGCGTCCTGGGGCAGTACGAGGTCTTCCTGCCAGGCGGTGAGACGCCCGGCCGGCTCACCCTGGTGGGCCCGAACCTCTTGCAGGTCGAGCGCGACCTGGCGGGCGAGTCCGACATCGACGCCGACGAGTTGATCCTCGGCATCGTCCTGCACGAGCTGGGACATCGGCTGCAGTTCGAGGCCGTCCCGTGGCTGCGGCCGCACCTCCGCGGGATCATGGACGAGTACCTCTCCGGCACCCAGATCGATCCCGAGCGGGTCCGGGCGGGCCTTGCCAGCATCGTCAGCCGGGCCACCAGCGGTGACCTCGGCCTGCGGGATGTGATGGAGGCATTCCTGACGCCGGAGCAAGCCGACAAACTCGAGGACGCCCAGGCGGTCATGAGCCTGCTGGAGGGGCACGGCAACGTCGTCATGGACTGGGGCGCCGAGATCATGGGCCCCAAGGGGGTCGACCCCGCCCGGGTCCGGACAGCGCTCAACCGCCGGCGGGCCGCGACCGGTGGGGCGGGCAAGCTGGTCGGCAAGGCCCTCGGAATGGGCCTGAAGGCCGCGCAGTACTCGATGGGCGAGACGTTCATCGCCGAGGTCGCCGAACGTCACGGCCGCGAGGCGTTCAACCGGGTCTGGGAGTCCCCGGACCACATCCCGACCCTCGAGGAGTTGGCCGACCCCGACGGCTGGGCCGAGCGGATCGCGCCGGCGGCCTGA
- a CDS encoding PaaI family thioesterase → MLTPDLINTSLANELPGKQYVCHEIGEDYVVCRQEIGPEVLRPGELVSGPTQFAMCDGALWYLSFVVLGRIELMAVTSELSIRFLRPAQGTVLWARATLDKPGRRTIVGTVRVWCDEDRDRPVSTAQGTYVVPRS, encoded by the coding sequence ATGCTGACCCCCGACCTCATCAACACCTCCCTGGCCAACGAGTTGCCCGGGAAGCAGTACGTCTGCCACGAGATCGGCGAGGACTACGTGGTCTGTCGGCAGGAGATCGGCCCCGAGGTCCTGCGGCCCGGCGAGTTGGTCAGCGGACCCACGCAGTTCGCCATGTGTGACGGTGCGCTGTGGTACCTGAGCTTCGTCGTGCTCGGCCGGATCGAGTTGATGGCCGTCACCTCGGAACTGTCCATCCGCTTCCTCCGCCCCGCCCAGGGCACGGTGCTGTGGGCCAGGGCAACGCTGGACAAGCCCGGCAGGCGCACGATCGTCGGGACCGTGCGGGTGTGGTGTGACGAGGACCGCGATCGCCCCGTCTCGACCGCCCAGGGGACCTACGTCGTCCCTCGATCCTGA
- a CDS encoding DUF3072 domain-containing protein, which translates to MTTNITRPDPDHSNTEKDPDTWVTGDEPMTGAQQSYLATLAEETGQTVPADLTKAEASSLIDELQTASDRAG; encoded by the coding sequence ATGACCACCAACATCACCCGGCCCGACCCCGACCACTCCAACACCGAGAAGGACCCTGACACGTGGGTGACCGGCGACGAACCCATGACGGGCGCCCAGCAGTCCTACCTGGCCACCCTCGCCGAGGAGACCGGACAGACGGTTCCGGCCGACCTCACCAAGGCCGAGGCGTCCAGCCTCATCGATGAGCTGCAGACGGCGTCTGATCGAGCCGGCTAG
- a CDS encoding VOC family protein produces the protein MSSRVSHTTFSCLDAFTLSEWWKTAVGYADIPGDPNEPGDPECAIVDRESGHVLLFLEVDELPPASNRVHLDLVPRDRTRDEEVDRLVAHGAPVVADHRSGDGLGWVVLADPIGNLFCVLRSDAERLATGDPVWPQLVPDIDHGD, from the coding sequence ATGAGCTCTCGCGTCAGCCACACCACCTTCTCGTGCCTGGACGCCTTCACGCTCTCGGAGTGGTGGAAGACCGCGGTCGGCTACGCCGACATCCCGGGCGACCCCAACGAGCCGGGAGACCCGGAGTGCGCGATCGTCGACCGCGAGAGCGGCCACGTGCTGCTCTTCCTCGAGGTCGACGAGCTGCCCCCGGCGAGCAACCGAGTGCATCTCGACCTGGTACCCCGCGACCGCACCCGCGACGAGGAGGTCGACCGCCTCGTGGCGCACGGCGCACCAGTGGTCGCCGATCATCGATCCGGGGACGGTCTGGGCTGGGTGGTGCTCGCCGACCCGATCGGCAACCTGTTCTGCGTCCTGCGAAGTGATGCCGAGCGTCTGGCGACGGGGGACCCGGTCTGGCCGCAGTTGGTGCCCGACATCGATCACGGGGACTGA
- a CDS encoding AAA family ATPase, with translation MSTFAVSPPAENAPTSSRSRTTLITVDGPTTVTVDGTAVPLSPGERVVVAALVLHRDRGLTLDGLSEMRWPDGQAPKAARQSLHNSISRIRRKTGLNLTLDHGRYRLPSTATTDIDWLDEMTIRVGDGLAGSSELGGTQVGRPSWFADLPDLPEVLGERSRLHRAFDEALGQQVRILQQAGKITDALVLATRRRISAPQLDDPWVQEVELLLALGRRLDAAALYRKACRSIADLRGESPGPALRGLEAWIWETTRSQAETATQPLVGRTEDINLIRRRLTSGATVLLVGTSGSGKSRIVQALARDWPGPTMTMACGQSRMTALASIRDAVAQAGSTDSSPEEMDRTSGPSRLEDLVQRLTLRLRDTSLLVLDDVDRLAPLSREVLVDALRQVDCRVLATSRTASCGVPGRSEVALSELSPLAVQELARLAKVPASDVRILMTLVGHSPDPVIGLADICRTTRVTPGALAHLSTTERVPSPIVTAIGKGLGRHSRGVIALVEQVALGVVREPTAVDQHTLDEAVAADGPLRHDAHGHLVFTHPLLRRLVLDRLPPGLREEALLLTALRSTDAPAVRAAPRSTPLAA, from the coding sequence ATGAGCACCTTCGCAGTCAGCCCACCAGCCGAGAACGCCCCCACATCCTCACGATCCCGGACCACCCTGATCACGGTCGACGGCCCCACGACGGTGACCGTCGACGGGACCGCCGTCCCCCTCTCGCCCGGCGAACGAGTCGTCGTGGCCGCACTGGTCCTGCATCGCGACCGGGGCCTCACCCTCGATGGTCTGTCCGAGATGCGCTGGCCGGACGGTCAGGCACCCAAGGCCGCCCGGCAGTCCCTGCACAACTCGATCTCCCGGATCCGTCGGAAGACTGGGCTCAACCTGACACTGGATCACGGTCGATATCGGCTCCCATCGACGGCAACCACCGACATCGATTGGCTTGACGAGATGACGATCCGGGTGGGCGACGGCCTGGCTGGATCCAGCGAGCTGGGGGGCACCCAGGTCGGACGACCATCGTGGTTCGCCGATCTGCCGGACCTTCCGGAGGTCCTCGGCGAGCGCAGCCGGTTGCATCGTGCGTTCGACGAGGCGCTGGGCCAGCAGGTTCGCATCCTCCAGCAAGCCGGCAAGATCACCGATGCCCTCGTGCTGGCCACCAGGCGCCGCATCTCCGCCCCGCAGCTGGACGACCCGTGGGTCCAGGAGGTCGAGCTGCTGCTCGCACTGGGCCGCCGACTGGATGCCGCGGCGCTCTACCGCAAGGCGTGCCGCAGCATCGCCGACCTGCGTGGCGAGTCGCCCGGGCCGGCGCTGCGTGGCCTGGAGGCGTGGATCTGGGAGACCACTCGGAGCCAGGCCGAGACGGCAACGCAGCCGCTGGTCGGCCGGACGGAGGACATCAACCTGATCCGACGCCGGCTCACGAGTGGCGCCACTGTGCTCCTCGTCGGTACCTCTGGGTCGGGCAAGAGCAGGATCGTCCAGGCCCTCGCGCGGGACTGGCCCGGACCGACGATGACGATGGCGTGCGGCCAGAGCCGGATGACCGCGCTGGCCAGCATCCGTGATGCTGTGGCGCAGGCGGGCTCAACGGACAGCTCGCCGGAGGAGATGGACCGAACGTCGGGCCCGAGCCGGCTGGAGGACCTGGTCCAGCGGCTCACGCTCAGGCTGCGGGACACCTCGCTGCTGGTGCTGGATGATGTCGACCGGCTGGCACCGCTCAGCCGCGAGGTGCTCGTGGATGCCCTTCGCCAGGTGGACTGTCGCGTGCTGGCCACCAGCCGGACCGCCAGCTGCGGGGTTCCCGGACGGTCGGAGGTTGCCCTCTCCGAGCTGAGCCCGCTGGCCGTCCAGGAGTTGGCGCGGTTGGCCAAGGTCCCAGCATCTGACGTGCGGATCCTGATGACACTGGTCGGCCACTCGCCCGACCCCGTGATCGGCCTGGCCGACATCTGTCGGACAACACGGGTCACTCCTGGCGCTCTGGCTCATCTGAGCACCACCGAGCGAGTGCCCTCACCGATCGTCACCGCCATCGGCAAGGGCCTCGGGCGCCACAGCCGCGGCGTCATCGCGTTGGTCGAGCAGGTTGCGCTCGGTGTGGTCCGAGAGCCAACTGCAGTCGACCAGCACACCCTGGACGAGGCCGTCGCAGCAGATGGGCCGCTGCGGCACGACGCGCACGGGCACCTGGTGTTCACCCACCCGCTCCTGCGCCGGTTGGTCCTCGACCGGCTGCCTCCAGGTCTGCGCGAGGAGGCGCTCCTGCTGACCGCACTGCGATCGACCGATGCGCCGGCGGTCCGCGCGGCACCGCGGTCCACCCCGCTGGCCGCCTGA
- a CDS encoding OsmC family protein, whose translation MASDSHRSITLTRLDTGVYRATNPTGASIEFGSLMEDGLSPVELLLAAIAGCSAVDVDVVTSRRTEPEDFTVRIGAEYVRDDSGNILTDIRMTFDLTFPEGEDGDKARRVIPGAVKTSHDRTCTVSRTVEAATPVVVDIL comes from the coding sequence ATGGCATCTGACTCGCACCGCTCGATCACGCTCACCCGACTGGACACTGGGGTGTATCGCGCCACGAATCCGACTGGTGCCAGCATCGAGTTCGGCAGTCTCATGGAGGACGGGTTGAGCCCGGTCGAGCTGCTCCTCGCAGCGATCGCCGGGTGTTCCGCCGTCGATGTGGACGTCGTCACCAGCCGCCGGACCGAGCCGGAGGACTTCACCGTCCGAATCGGGGCGGAGTACGTCCGGGACGACAGCGGCAACATCCTGACCGACATCCGCATGACCTTCGACCTCACGTTCCCCGAGGGGGAGGATGGCGACAAGGCCCGGCGGGTGATCCCGGGTGCGGTGAAGACCTCCCACGACCGCACCTGCACGGTCAGTCGGACGGTCGAGGCAGCTACGCCGGTGGTCGTGGACATCCTCTGA
- a CDS encoding helix-turn-helix transcriptional regulator codes for MTRAVLSTPPPLPDAHVARPALVRRVTDHAVTVVVAGGGWGKSTLASEVAASFRGNVAWTSGAQMTGVADAAGRILDPLGLSDLAPGDTELDGSGTADAAWSRLADRVAEALRRRRRPHLIVIDEVTPLTWPAVAAIAHSITLLHEAEGSRHRLIALGRELDVAAARRRGVVLGGADLALTVEEFDLLLTDVVPSGLTRGLSELLVRRTGGWLTVLRSILGALATSPSPDQLARQLAHSNVALETVVSGMLTDVPAATREAAGVAAGLPVLDARLARRLAVDDAVRAVVRAGLPWETPEIGLWTLPDPVADLLAPPRATDDVVDLVVQVYAASGLHLEAARYAVANDQAELAAASLAAAPSHELTAAFTPSVLAVLRSFDDQVRAAQPGIHTQIARLLTASARYEERNSYVRTWAPKLRDDAPEVAAALQAERFRDLAYFSPTPDPADIDAAEELLGSVRDLATRSRLEQGLALLLARRDGVAAAEAGLRRAAEAAERAGDLEQAALVLRDLAWVVLLELGRLRQVVETFDRIEAMLGPDTQATAWRINRAETHLWLGDLEAAEQDLDIASRLAELQHDDQHVAYAAWARATCESMRGRGLATLAAVQRAEAVAGDWLETVTGVLFYAQVADALARAGLEADARARLARAQDRRAEDPRAVAVAELGLEARLGDPVTALELAHSIDLDEQEPFEVPRIMLLRALARHRGGEDATDEAGRAFAAYAAIGLLEAAPVAEREACRELVPLVRAAGGVVPQVASSPVDPGSSNGPGSEPLSTADLSTLLTSQFGLRPREAEVLLALRTGGSNAEIGASLGISPATVRKHLQHAYATLDVRSRTEALVLLGSLG; via the coding sequence ATGACGCGGGCAGTCCTGTCGACCCCGCCGCCCCTGCCCGATGCTCACGTGGCGCGGCCGGCGTTGGTCCGTCGTGTCACCGACCACGCGGTAACGGTTGTGGTGGCTGGTGGCGGCTGGGGCAAGTCGACCCTCGCCAGCGAGGTCGCGGCCAGCTTCCGCGGCAACGTCGCCTGGACCTCGGGTGCCCAGATGACGGGGGTCGCTGACGCAGCCGGCCGCATCCTCGATCCGCTCGGTCTGTCCGATCTCGCCCCGGGTGACACGGAGTTGGATGGCTCCGGCACCGCGGACGCGGCGTGGAGCCGGCTTGCCGACCGTGTGGCCGAGGCGCTGCGCCGTCGTCGCCGGCCGCACTTGATCGTGATCGACGAGGTCACACCACTCACCTGGCCGGCCGTTGCGGCGATCGCCCACTCGATCACCCTGCTGCACGAGGCCGAGGGCAGCCGGCACCGGTTGATCGCACTGGGCAGAGAGCTCGACGTGGCCGCAGCACGCCGTCGGGGAGTGGTGCTGGGGGGTGCCGATCTCGCGCTCACGGTCGAGGAGTTCGACCTGCTACTGACCGACGTGGTGCCGTCAGGTCTGACGCGTGGTCTGTCCGAGCTGCTCGTGCGGCGAACCGGTGGTTGGCTGACCGTGCTCCGGTCGATTCTCGGGGCTCTGGCCACCAGCCCCTCCCCGGACCAGCTGGCCCGCCAGTTGGCCCACAGCAACGTGGCGCTGGAAACCGTCGTCTCCGGGATGCTGACGGATGTACCGGCCGCGACCAGGGAGGCCGCCGGCGTGGCCGCTGGACTCCCCGTCCTGGACGCGCGACTGGCACGTCGGCTGGCGGTCGATGATGCGGTCAGAGCCGTCGTCCGCGCCGGACTGCCGTGGGAGACCCCGGAGATCGGTCTGTGGACGTTGCCTGATCCGGTCGCTGACCTGCTCGCGCCCCCACGCGCAACCGACGATGTCGTGGATCTGGTCGTACAGGTCTACGCAGCCAGCGGGTTGCATCTGGAGGCCGCGAGGTACGCGGTGGCCAACGATCAGGCGGAGTTGGCTGCGGCCAGCCTGGCCGCCGCTCCGTCGCATGAGCTCACCGCCGCGTTCACGCCGTCCGTTCTGGCCGTCCTGCGATCCTTCGACGATCAGGTCCGGGCCGCGCAGCCAGGCATCCACACCCAGATCGCCCGACTGCTCACGGCCAGTGCGAGATACGAGGAGCGCAACAGCTACGTCCGGACGTGGGCGCCGAAGCTGCGTGACGACGCTCCAGAGGTCGCGGCTGCCCTGCAGGCAGAGCGCTTCCGCGACCTGGCGTACTTCTCCCCGACCCCCGACCCGGCGGACATCGATGCCGCCGAGGAGCTCCTTGGCAGCGTCCGCGACCTGGCAACGCGCAGCCGCCTCGAGCAGGGGCTGGCGCTGCTGCTGGCACGTCGCGACGGCGTGGCGGCCGCTGAGGCGGGCCTGCGCCGCGCAGCTGAGGCCGCGGAGCGGGCCGGGGACCTGGAGCAGGCGGCGCTGGTGTTGCGGGACCTCGCGTGGGTGGTGCTCCTCGAGCTGGGGCGGCTGCGGCAGGTCGTCGAGACCTTCGATCGCATCGAGGCGATGCTCGGCCCCGACACACAGGCGACGGCCTGGCGGATCAATCGGGCGGAGACGCACCTGTGGCTGGGTGACCTGGAGGCTGCCGAGCAAGACCTCGACATCGCCTCCCGGTTGGCCGAGCTGCAGCACGACGACCAACACGTGGCGTACGCCGCCTGGGCCCGCGCGACGTGTGAGTCGATGCGCGGGCGGGGCCTGGCCACGCTCGCCGCCGTGCAACGAGCTGAGGCCGTCGCCGGGGACTGGCTCGAGACCGTCACCGGTGTGCTGTTCTACGCACAGGTCGCGGACGCGCTGGCACGCGCGGGGCTGGAGGCCGATGCCCGAGCGCGACTGGCACGCGCGCAGGACCGCCGGGCCGAGGACCCCCGGGCCGTGGCCGTCGCGGAGCTCGGGCTGGAGGCTCGGCTGGGCGACCCCGTCACGGCGCTCGAGTTGGCCCACTCGATCGACCTTGACGAGCAGGAGCCGTTCGAGGTCCCGCGGATCATGCTGCTGCGAGCACTGGCCCGGCACCGGGGCGGCGAGGATGCAACCGATGAGGCCGGCCGGGCATTCGCTGCCTACGCCGCCATCGGGCTGCTGGAGGCGGCACCCGTCGCGGAGCGGGAGGCGTGCCGTGAACTGGTCCCGCTCGTGCGGGCGGCTGGTGGCGTGGTCCCCCAGGTTGCCTCGAGCCCCGTGGATCCAGGCAGCAGCAACGGGCCCGGCAGCGAGCCGCTCAGCACGGCGGATCTGAGCACACTGCTGACCTCCCAGTTCGGTCTCCGGCCGCGTGAGGCAGAGGTGCTGCTGGCGCTGCGAACCGGCGGGTCGAACGCCGAGATCGGCGCCAGCCTGGGGATCTCGCCGGCCACCGTCCGCAAGCACCTCCAGCACGCCTACGCCACGCTCGATGTGCGCTCGCGGACCGAGGCCCTCGTCCTGTTGGGTAGTTTGGGTTGA
- a CDS encoding Bcr/CflA family efflux MFS transporter, which translates to MSASTGIEKARSVGGAGISDRERTVLLAMSMALVALGIDLLLPAFPEIRADLGLAADSNAVAGLVTTYFVGLAVGQPLFGPLSDQFGRKPLLHASFVLYGLGAVITAVAPSLPLLLAARFLWGLGAAGPRVLTIAIVRDRYEGEAMSRAMSLIMSIFILVPAVAPSLGALGVALVSWRWMAVACLLAGLAMLGWATRLRESLAPEHRRPMSLGSLVEAAKIVLSDRQTVLFSLAMTMLYGSFTSYIGSSELIYADVFDAEALFPILFGGVALLMGGAMLVNARFVHRFGSRRLSVSAMGVYLSAAALMVASAVLTNGRPPLVVYLIAVSLAMGCHAILIPNLNAMAMIPMAAVAGMASSIIGAVQIAAGALIGSLIDRAFDGTVTPLSAGFALLGAVAAVLMGAGLREKAPAPAELVG; encoded by the coding sequence GTGTCTGCATCGACCGGGATCGAGAAGGCCCGGTCGGTCGGCGGGGCAGGCATCAGTGACCGGGAACGCACCGTGCTGTTGGCCATGTCGATGGCACTCGTCGCTCTTGGCATCGACCTGTTGCTGCCGGCCTTCCCCGAGATCCGTGCCGATCTCGGGCTGGCGGCTGACTCCAACGCCGTGGCTGGCCTGGTCACCACCTACTTCGTCGGGCTGGCCGTCGGGCAGCCGCTGTTCGGGCCGCTGTCCGATCAGTTCGGCCGCAAGCCGCTGTTGCACGCCTCGTTCGTGCTGTACGGCCTGGGCGCGGTCATCACAGCGGTTGCGCCGTCGCTCCCCCTCCTGTTGGCGGCGCGCTTCCTCTGGGGTCTGGGAGCCGCTGGGCCTCGGGTCCTCACCATCGCCATCGTCCGAGACCGGTACGAGGGCGAGGCGATGTCGCGCGCCATGTCGCTCATCATGTCGATCTTCATCCTGGTCCCCGCCGTGGCGCCGAGCCTCGGCGCGCTCGGCGTTGCCCTCGTCTCCTGGCGCTGGATGGCGGTGGCCTGCCTGCTCGCCGGCTTGGCGATGCTGGGCTGGGCGACCCGGCTGCGAGAGTCGCTGGCGCCGGAGCATCGTCGACCGATGAGCCTCGGCTCCCTCGTGGAGGCGGCGAAGATCGTGCTGTCGGACCGCCAGACCGTGCTGTTCAGCCTCGCGATGACGATGCTCTACGGCAGCTTCACGTCCTACATCGGCTCCTCAGAGCTCATCTACGCCGACGTCTTCGACGCCGAGGCTCTATTCCCGATCCTGTTCGGTGGAGTGGCGCTGCTGATGGGCGGGGCCATGTTGGTCAACGCGCGGTTCGTCCACCGGTTCGGATCACGACGGCTCTCCGTGTCGGCAATGGGCGTCTATCTGTCCGCAGCGGCGCTCATGGTCGCCTCGGCGGTGCTGACGAACGGTCGTCCGCCCCTCGTCGTCTATCTGATCGCCGTGTCCCTCGCGATGGGCTGCCACGCGATCCTCATCCCCAACCTCAACGCCATGGCAATGATCCCGATGGCTGCCGTGGCGGGGATGGCCTCCTCGATCATCGGAGCCGTCCAGATCGCGGCTGGTGCGCTGATCGGGTCGCTGATCGATCGGGCCTTCGACGGAACGGTGACGCCGTTGTCGGCCGGGTTCGCACTGCTCGGTGCTGTTGCGGCGGTGCTGATGGGGGCCGGGTTGCGGGAGAAGGCGCCGGCGCCAGCTGAACTCGTGGGGTGA